A genome region from Oryzias latipes chromosome 2, ASM223467v1 includes the following:
- the LOC111948856 gene encoding uncharacterized protein KIAA1522-like, with the protein MPPRPHDDGWILVQSRGGRRRERAYERDRPQNRRAAADFSSYPRRDGRRSYADVTREGAHFLEPTFYGRQQTADQTAEEDPHAVIELAPSSPPVNQPPSTRPRSPAAARPPPSPQSSSHQITTIAQIHAAPPPAPISRVSVETMTEPQQEDWSPLFDLEEASETELSPPTSPSRFSPVIPLPPRINRSQISSTAESVVRVLDMQKAGSEAEEEITLEPEPADEQITALSQRKGSQRPLTEKGVLLLLPSKPAPWRAEGTTHSPLPLSPS; encoded by the exons ATGCCACCGCGCCCACACGACGACGGATGGATACTGGTGCAGTCCAGAGGAGGCAGACGGAGGGAACGGGCCTATGAACGCGACAGGCCACAGAACAGACGTGCAGCTGCGGATTTTTCCAGCTACCCACGCCGAGACGGACGCCGATCATATGCGGACGTCACTAGAGAGGGAGCCCATTTTCTGGAGCCGACCTTCTACGGCAGACAGCAG ACAGCTGACCAGACAGCAGAAGAGGACCCACATGCTGTGATTGAGCTGGCTCCATCATCACCTCCAGTGAACCAGCCTCCCTCCACGAGACCACGGAGCCCAGCTGCAGCACGACCACCCCCTTCACCACAAAGCAGCAGTCATCAGATCACAACGATCGCCCAAATCCACGCAGCGCCTCCCCCTGCACCAATCTCCCGGGTTTCAGTGGAGACCATGACAGAACCACAACAGGAGGACTGGTCACCTCTGTTTGACCTTGAGGAGGCAAGTGAAACAGAACTTTCTCCTCCCACATCTCCATCTCGTTTTTCTCCTGTAATCCCTCTTCCACCACGCATAAATCGCTCTCAAATAAGCTCTACAGCAGAAAGTGTCGTACGAGTTCTCGACATGCAGAAGGCTGGCTCTGAAGCCGAAGAGGAAATCACTCTGgagccagaaccagcagatgaGCAGATCACAGCGCTGAGCCAGAGAAAAGGAAGCCAACGCCCCCTCACAGAGAAGggagtcctcctcctcctcccatccAAACCAGCACCATGGAGAGCAGAGGGTACCACACACTCACCCCTGCCACTCTCTCCAAGCTGA
- the LOC111948851 gene encoding uncharacterized protein LOC111948851, with amino-acid sequence MPPRPHDDGWILVQSRGGRRRERAYERDRPQNRRAAADFSSYGRRSYADVTREGAHFLEPAFYGRQQVRHRPAPQPFYSGPRYPFQNGAQRAPRPRPRGPSNQNGRYVFVPAGARNEAPPHRVQSNDPDFTEKVRVMNRLIKAVHHLTNVSREAHPPSLDKITNNLATIIKPASPNLQTQTLIDGNARNWAFTTVLILREHYQKNIDSEMQKLTQFPSPDWRGPFEIATTWAKRNLGRRLRQDTIDRAQAVIIARTTETAPPAPLPAAAVSSLPTQTADQTAEEDPHAVIELAPSSPPVNQPPSTRPRSPAAAQPPPSPQSSSHQITTIAQIHAAPPPAPISRVSVETMTEPQQEDWSPLFDLEEASETELSPPTSPSRFSPVIPLPPRINRSQISSTAESVVRVLDMQKADSEAEEEITLEPEPADEQITALSQRKGSQRSSHREGSPPPPPIQTSTMESRGYHTLTPATLSKLRSSVQSRLAIERAEQTTTSAAEMQVCAPTRHDNTPRKFTEWHLHIHQKKVIIGDSNISRLPPFKGGNVQLDSFPGARWHHAEFLLKTATFQTEPEVLLLSFGLNNRSQRDKKAPVKEMIKALTVAGQRFPDATILVPHVSFSPHLSPDEKVVLIHLNQHIQELTDYIPPLSGFFETQTDSIHWTAATAKRILEHWASWLN; translated from the coding sequence ATGCCACCGCGCCCACACGACGACGGATGGATACTGGTGCAGTCCAGAGGAGGCAGACGGAGGGAACGGGCCTATGAACGCGACAGGCCACAGAACAGACGTGCAGCTGCGGATTTTTCCAGCTACGGACGCCGATCTTATGCGGACGTCACCAGGGAGGGAGCCCATTTTCTGGAGCCGGCCTTCTACGGCAGACAGCAGGTGAGACATCGCCCTGCACCGCAGCCGTTCTATAGCGGGCCGCGCTACCCATTTCAAAATGGCGCTCAACGTGCGCCAAGACCTAGACCACGCGGTCCCTCCAACCAAAATGGCCGCTACGTCTTTGTACCAGCAGGTGCTCGGAatgaagcccccccccacagggTACAGTCTAATGACCCTGATTTTACAGAGAAGGTGCGTGTAATGAACAGACTGATTAAAGCTGTACACCACCTCACCAATGTGTCCAGAGAGGCTCATCCTCCCTCCCTggacaaaataacaaacaatctAGCTACAATTATCAAACCAGCATCCCCAAATCTACAAACACAGACTTTGATTGACGGCAATGCTAGAAATTGGGCCTTCACTACCGTTCTCATCCTCAGAGAGCATTATCAAAAGAACATTGACTCTGAAATGCAAAAGCTCACCCAGTTTCCTTCACCGGACTGGAGAGGCCCCTTTGAAATAGCCACAACGTGGGCGAAACGTAATTTAGGCAGACGCCTGAGACAGGATACAATAGACCGTGCCCAGGCGGTCATCATTGCCAGGACGACAGAAACAgcacctcctgctcctcttcctgctgctgccgTTTCTTCTCTCCCAACGCAGACAGCTGACCAGACAGCAGAAGAGGACCCACATGCTGTGATTGAGCTGGCTCCATCATCACCTCCAGTGAACCAGCCTCCCTCCACGAGACCACGGAGCCCAGCTGCAGCACAGCCACCCCCTTCACCACAAAGCAGCAGTCATCAGATCACCACGATCGCCCAAATCCACGCAGCGCCTCCACCTGCGCCAATCTCCCGGGTTTCAGTGGAGACCATGACAGAACCACAACAGGAGGACTGGTCACCTCTGTTTGACCTGGAGGAGGCAAGTGAAACAGAACTTTCTCCTCCCACATCCCCATCTCGTTTTTCTCCTGTAATCCCTCTTCCACCACGCATAAATCGCTCTCAAATAAGCTCTACGGCAGAAAGTGTCGTACGAGTTCTCGACATGCAGAAGGCTGACTCTGAAGCCGAAGAGGAAATCACTCTGgagccagaaccagcagatgaGCAGATCACAGCGCTGAGCCAGAGAAAAGGAAGCCAACGCTCCTCCCACAGAGAAGggagtcctcctcctcctcccatccAAACCAGCACCATGGAGAGCAGAGGGTACCACACACTCACCCCTGCCACTCTCTCCAAGCTGAGATCCAGCGTGCAATCTCGCCTAGCCATCGAGCGAGCAGAGCAGACGACAActtctgcagcagaaatgcaggTGTGTGCTCCAACACGACACGACAACACACCCCGCAAATTTACAGAGTGGCACCTGCACATACATCAGAAGAAGGTCATCATAGGAGACTCAAACATCAGCCGCCTCCCACCTTTCAAAGGTGGAAATGTACAATTGGACAGTTTTCCTGGCGCCAGATGGCATCATGCAGAATTTCTCCTGAAGACGGCCACCTTCCAGACGGAACCAGAGGTTCTCCTGCTATCCTTTGGCCTCAACAACAGATCCCAGAGGGATAAAAAAGCTCCAGTCAAAGAGATGATCAAAGCCCTGACGGTGGCAGGACAGAGATTCCCAGACGCCACGATCCTCGTCCCTCACGTCAGTTTTTCACCTCACCTTTCACCAGATGAAAAAGTCGTCCTTATCCATTTAAATCAACACATCCAAGAACTGACAGACTACATCCCCCCACTCAGTGGCTTCTTTGAGACCCAAACTGACAGCATCCACTGGACGGCAGCTACCGCGAAGAGGATTCTGGAACACTGGGCTTCGTGGTTAAACTGA